Proteins found in one Lycium ferocissimum isolate CSIRO_LF1 chromosome 6, AGI_CSIRO_Lferr_CH_V1, whole genome shotgun sequence genomic segment:
- the LOC132060404 gene encoding ATP-dependent RNA helicase DEAH11, chloroplastic-like isoform X2, with the protein MKIGREFDWNKVHCLMMREYRRLDDCLPIFAFREQILRQIHYHQVTVLIGETGSGKSTQLVQFLADCGVTGNGSIVCTQPRKLAANSLAQRVEQESEGCYEDSSIICYRSYSSGQKFNSKVVFMTDNCLLQHYMVDKTLSKISCIIIDEAHERSLNTDLLLALIKNLLLQRLDLRLVIMSATADADQLADYFFGCGTFHVAGRTFPVDIKYVPCESTGCFGVGPISSYVYDVVKMVTEIHETEGEGTILAFLTSQIEVEWACEKFQAPSAVVLPLHGKLSYEEQHRVFLSYPGKRKVIFTTNVAETSLTIPGVKYVVDSGMVKESRFEPGTCMSILRICNVSQSSAKQRAGRAGRTGPGTCYRLYSESDFEGMARHQEPEIRKVHLGVAVLRILALGIKNVQDFDFVDAPSPKAIEMATRNLVQLGAVRQEDDAYELTTDGHKIIKLGIEPRLGKLILSCFDQRLGREGVVLAAVMANSSSIFCRVGSEGDKLKSDCLKVQFCHPNGDLFTLLSVYKEWEAVPKGMKNAWCWDNSINAKSMRRCEETVQELEACLQTELNVIIASYWCWDPQVLTKHDESLKSILLSSLAENVAMYSGYDQLGYEVALSGKCIQLHPSCSLLNFDRRPTWVVFGEILAAANEYLVCVTAFDFSSLSTLSPSPLFNFLEMDAQKLEKKVLTGFGTMSLKRFCGKSNSCVNNLVSRIRTKCMDERIGIQVNVDKNEVFLYASSSDMESVSGQVTDALEHESKLLQNECLEKCLFSGGSAASAAVALFGAGAIVKHLELKKRFLAVDIFHSNTKAVDDKELLMFLERNTSGDICAVQKSSGMAHDHEENRWGRVTYLSPDAAKQATLLNQVECSGGFLKVVPSRSVFSNDQKQFSSVLRARVNWPRRCSNGVGIVKCEPHDVAFMVNDFSCVMIGGFFVRSKPSNKFFDSVVISGLNTDLSEPEIFEVLSAATERKILDFFLVRGNAVENPPVAACEEALRREISPFMPKKTPFVQSIRVQVFQPEPKDTYMRAAIMFDGSLHLEAAQALEHVDGKVLSGCLPWQKIRCQQLFQSSVSCPAPVYRVIKNQLDSLLARLQRREGVECHLERNENGSYRVKISASATKIVAELRRPLEQLMKGKIVDHVGISPTVIQLLFSREGTNIMKLVEQETGAYVLFDKHSLSVRIFGSSDKIDMAERRFVNSLLALHESKQLEVHLRGALLPLDLMKRVVQKFGPDLSGLKLKVPDAEFSLSTKRHCISIKGTKEMKQKVEEIISEIAQTSDRRMDDEADCPICLCELEDAYRLEGCNHFFCRSCLLEQCESAIRSREGFPLCCMHKGCGAHILVSDLRSLLSSEKLEELFRASLGAFVAASGGRYRFCPSPDCPSVYHVAESGEVGTPFACGACYVETCRSCHLEYHPYISCEKYKEFKDDPDFSLIEWSKGKENVKKCPVCGFTIEKVDGCNHIECRCGKHVCWVCLVFFSSSDDCYNHLRSIHQAII; encoded by the exons ATGAAGATTGGGAGAGAGTTCGATTGGAATAAAGTTCATTGTTTGATGATGAGGGAGTATCGTAGGCTTGATGATTGCTTGCCGATTTTTGCTTTCCGGGAGCAGATACTTAGACAAATACATTATCACCAG GTGACTGTCTTAATTGGCGAGACTGGGTCAGGAAAAAGTACGCAATTGGTTCAATTCCTTGCTGATTGTGGGGTAACTGGTAATGGGTCTATAGTTTGCACTCAGCCCCGGAAACTTGCTGCCAATTCTTTGGCACAAAGGGTTGAACAGGAAAGCGAAGGGTGTTATGAAGATAGCTCAATCATCTGCTATCGGTCATATTCGTCTGGTCAGAAGTTTAATTCTAAGGTAGTATTTATGACGGATAATTGCCTTCTACAGCACTATATGGTCGATAAGACTTTGTCCAAGATTTCATGTATCATTATTGATGAGGCACATGAAAGAAGCCTAAACACTGATCTACTTTTAGCATTGATAAAGAATCTGCTCCTTCAGAGGCTTGATCTGAGGCTTGTTATTATGTCTGCCACAGCTGATGCTGACCAGCTTGCGGATTACTTCTTTGGCTGCGGAACGTTCCATGTGGCTGGTAGAACTTTTCCTGTAGATATTAAGTATGTTCCCTGTGAATCCACTGGATGTTTTGGTGTTGGCCCTATCTCCTCCTATGTCTATGATGTTGTCAAGATGGTGACTGAAATCCATGAAACAGAGGGAGAGGGAACAATTCTAGCTTTCTTGACTTCTCAGATTGAAGTTGAGTGGGCTTGTGAGAAGTTTCAAGCACCGTCAGCTGTTGTTTTACCTTTACATGGCAAActatcctatgaagagcagCATAGAGTTTTTCTCAGCTATCCGGGCAAGAGAAAGGTAATATTCACTACAAATGTTGCTGAGACATCATTGACAATTCCAGGGGTTAAATATGTTGTTGATTCTGGTATGGTCAAAGAAAGCAGGTTTGAACCTGGCACTTGCATGAGTATTCTCAGGATATGCAATGTCAGCCAGAGCTCAGCTAAGCAACGGGCTGGCCGTGCTGGGAGAACTGGGCCAGGAACATGTTATAGACTGTACTCAGAAAGTGATTTTGAAGGTATGGCTCGTCATCAGGAACCTGAAATTCGCAAGGTTCATCTTGGTGTTGCAGTGCTGAGGATTCTTGCTCTGGGCATCAAGAATGTGCaagattttgattttgttgacGCACCTAGCCCTAAAGCTATTGAGATGGCCACCAGAAATCTTGTTCAGTTAGGAGCTGTTAGGCAGGAAGATGATGCTTATGAATTAACTACAGACGGACACAAAATTATCAAGTTGGGTATTGAACCTCGGTTAGGCAAATTGATCCTCAGTTGTTTTGATCAACGTTTGGGTAGAGAAGGTGTTGTTCTTGCTGCTGTTATGGCTAATTCCAGCAGCATTTTTTGTCGGGTTGGTTCTGAAGGAGACAAGCTAAAATCTGATTGCTTGAAGGTGCAATTTTGCCATCCAAATGGTGATCTCTTCACTTTACTTTCTGTTTACAAGGAATGGGAGGCTGTGCCTAAGGGAATGAAGAATGCCTGGTGTTGGGATAATAGCATCAATGCCAAATCCATGAGAAGATGCGAGGAGACAGTGCAAGAGCTTGAAGCTTGCCTCCAGACTGAACTTAATGTCATTATTGCAAGCTACTGGTGTTGGGATCCGCAGGTGCTTACCAAGCATGATGAATCTTTAAAAAGTATATTACTTTCTTCACTGGCAGAGAATGTTGCTATGTATTCTGGATACGACCAACTAGGTTATGAGGTTGCACTCAGTGGGAAGTGCATCCAACTACATCCGTCCTGTTCGCTGTTAAATTTTGATCGACGACCGACCTgggtagtttttggtgaaatccTTGCTGCAGCTAATGAGTATCTGGTCTGCGTTACTGCATTTGACTTTAGTTCTCTTTCTACTCTTAGTCCTTCCCCATTGTTTAATTTTCTGGAGATGGATGCCCAAAAGCTGGAAAAGAAGGTTTTGACAGGTTTTGGGACTATGTCGTTGAAAAGATTCTGTGGAAAATCTAACAGTTGTGTCAATAACCTTGTTTCACGCATTAGAACTAAATGTATGGATGAAAGGATTGGCATTCAAGTTAATGTTGATAAGAATGAGGTTTTCTTATATGCTTCATCCAGTGACATGGAGAGTGTTTCGGGCCAAGTGACTGATGCACTCGAGCATGAAAGCAAGTTGTTGCAGAATGAATGCTTGGAGAAATGCCTATTCAGTGGGGGATCGGCTGCATCGGCCGCAGTTGCCCTTTTTGGAGCTGGTGCAATTGTTAAACATTTGGAGCTTAAGAAGAGATTCTTAGCTGTTGacatatttcattcaaatacaaAAGCAGTTGACGATAAGGAACTGCTGATGTTTTTGGAGAGAAACACATCAGGTGATATTTGTGCGGTGCAAAAGTCCTCAGGTATGGCCCACGACCATGAGGAGAATAGATGGGGCAGGGTGACATATCTTTCCCCTGATGCTGCTAAACAAGCTACGTTGTTGAATCAGGTAGAATGTAGTGGTGGCTTTCTAAAAGTTGTTCCTTCGAGGAGTGTATTTTCTAATGATCAAAAGCAGTTCTCCTCTGTCCTCAGAGCTAGAGTAAATTGGCCTCGTAGATGCAGTAACGGTGTAGGTATTGTAAAATGTGAGCCACATGATGTTGCCTTTATGGTAAATGATTTCTCTTGTGTGATGATAGGTGGATTCTTTGTCCGTTCAAAGCCAAGCAATAAGTTCTTTGACAGCGTAGTAATTTCAGGACTTAATACCGATCTTTCTGAGCCAGAGATATTTGAGGTTTTGAGTGCAGCAACAGAAAGGAAAATTCTGGATTTCTTCTTGGTGAGAGGAAATGCTGTGGAAAATCCTCCCGTGGCTGCTTGTGAAGAAGCACTTAGGAGAGAAATATCCCCCTTCATGCCTAAAAAAACGCCTTTTGTCCAGTCTATTCGTGTTCAGGTCTTCCAACCCGAACCAAAGGACACTTACATGCGAGCGGCTATCATGTTTGATGGAAGTCTTCATCTTGAAGCAGCTCAGGCTTTGGAGCATGTTGATGGCAAAGTTTTGTCTGGATGTCTTCCCTGGCAGAAGATAAGATGTCAGCAACTTTTTCAAAGCTCCGTTTCCTGTCCCGCACCAGTTTACCGTGTTATCAAGAACCAGCTGGATTCTTTACTCGCACGCCTCCAGCGAAGAGAAG GTGTGGAGTGCCATCTGGAGAGAAATGAGAATGGTTCTTATAGGGTTAAAATATCTGCCAGTGCTACAAAGATTGTGGCAGAATTGAGAAGGCCATTGGAACAATTGATGAAAGGCAAGATTGTGGATCATGTGGGAATTTCTCCAACTGTTATTCAACTTCTATTTTCTAGAGAAGGGACTAATATCATGAAGTTGGTTGAGCAGGAGACAGGAGCCTATGTTCTTTTTGACAAACATAGCCTTTCTGTGAGAATCTTTGGTTCCTCAGACAAAATCGATATGGCTGAGCGAAGGTTTGTTAACTCCCTTCTGGCGTTACATGAAAGCAAGCAACTCGAAGTGCATCTTCGTGGAGCACTTTTGCCTCTTGACCTGATGAAAAGAGTTGTTCAAAAGTTTGGACCAGATCTTAGTGGTCTCAAACTAAAGGTGCCCGATGCAGAATTCTCTCTGAGCACCAAGCGTCATTGCATCTCTATCAAAGGTACTAAAGAGATGAAGCAAAAAGTTGAGGAGATAATTTCTGAAATTGCTCAAACAAGTGATCGGAGGATGGATGATGAGGCTGACTGCCCTATTTGCTTGTGTGAACTGGAAGATGCTTATAGGCTTGAAGGTTGTAACCACTTCTTCTGTCGATCGTGCTTGCTGGAGCAGTGTGAGTCTGCAATCAGAAGCCGGGAAGGTTTCCCGCTGTGCTGCATGCATAAAGGTTGTGGGGCCCATATTCTGGTTTCTGATTTGAGGTCTTTGTTGTCAAGTGAGAAGTTGGAGGAACTTTTCAGGGCTTCTTTGGGGGCGTTTGTAGCAGCAAGTGGGGGTCGTTACCGGTTTTGCCCCTCACCCGACTGCCCATCAGTTTATCATGTTGCCGAATCAGGAGAAGTTGGTACACCCTTTGCTTGTGGTGCGTGTTATGTGGAGACGTGTAGGAGTTGCCACCTCGAGTACCACCCTTACATCTCGTGCGAGAAGTACAAGGAGTTCAAGGATGACCCTGATTTCTCTCTAATCGAATGGTCAAAGGGGAAAGAGAATGTGAAGAAATGTCCTGTTTGCGGGTTCACGATAGAGAAGGTGGATGGCTGCAACCATATTGAGTGTAGGTGTGGAAAACATGTTTGCTGGGTTTGTTTGGTATTCTTCAGCAGCAGTGATGATTGCTATAACCATTTGAGGTCCATTCACCAGGCCATTATATGA